The following coding sequences are from one Nicotiana tomentosiformis chromosome 3, ASM39032v3, whole genome shotgun sequence window:
- the LOC138908440 gene encoding uncharacterized protein has translation MRIEEDIVAQSRVDERTNSRRSESEKRSGKNRYKPYMGPAGRDSWSKLENVRSDPRSRNRDAGSSSRFRKEGDVRDRDTNTNARIGDYSFNIGTSELVAVLRSMGDKVRWPKEMRSNPGRRNPDFWCEFHNDHGHKTTDCRLLKGEVEHLLKQGYLTDLFSEKGKQYYMKNRQEPPKPLSPKRTVNVISGGEEVNGVTYTAMKKTSKFTVTHGKQVRQVLEEDNITFDDADVYGLIIPHNDALVISLLIHDTNVKRVLFDPGSSVNIILLRVVNEMQMGDKIVPKARSLSGFDNSTVITKGEIMLITFAEEVIKDTKF, from the coding sequence ATGCGGATTGAAGAAGACATCGTCGCACAGTCAAGGGTTGATGAAAGAACAAATTCAAGGCGGTCAGAGTCTGAAAAACGGTCCGGTAAAAATAGGTACAAGCCTTATATGGGACCCGCGGGGCGGGACTCATGGTCCAAACTAGAAAATGTACGGTCTGACCCTAGATCGAGGAACAGAGATGCAGGATCATCATCCAGGTTTAGAAAAGAAGGAGATGTACGTGATAGAGATACCAACACGAATGCAAGGATTGGTGATTACAGTTTCAATATTGGCACATCTGAGTTGGTAGCTGTTTTAAGGAGTATGGGAGATAAAGTGCGGTGGCCAAaggaaatgagatcaaacccagGCAGAAGAAATCCAGATTTCTGGTGCGAGTTTCATAATGACCATGGCCATAAAACAACGGATTGCAGATTATTAAAAGGTGAAGTAGAGCATTTGCTAAAGCAAGGTTATTTAACCGACTTATTTAGCGAGAAAGGCAAGCAATATTATATGAAAAATAGACAAGAACCTCCAAAACCTCTGTCTCCAAAAAGAACTGTTAACGTGATAAGCGGAGGGGAAGAAGTCAATGGCGTAACATACACAGCTATGAAAAAGACGTCAAAATTCACTGTGACCCACGGGAAGCAAGTTCGCCAAGTTTTGGAAGAAGATAATATAACATTTGATGATGCAGATGTATATGGCTTGATAatccctcacaatgatgcactggtaatatctttacttatacatgatactaatgtaaaacgagttttgttcgatccaggtagctccgtGAATATTATTCTTCTAAGAGTGGTGAATGAAATGCAAATGGGTGACAAAATAGTACCAAAAGCACGATCCTTATCTGGATTCGATAATTCAACCGTTATTACAAAAGGGGAGATAATGCTTATCACATTTGCAGAAGAAGTTATCAAGGATACGAAATTCTAA
- the LOC138908441 gene encoding uncharacterized protein, protein MDVFLTRFNSSQPSSSFRENSSRLVDEFDVESLNPDPEERIPIDKYNLRIRDEVRKYYIKQGPCQPVDYKFPKTLFGKKIHQFNPGWFKDSNSRWLEYSVKKDAAFCLCCYLFKNDYVHGSTGDSFTKTGFRAWNKVSERLALYVGEVNNLHNKYFNKMLDLSNESQSIQVAFNKQSKKQKSDHRIRLNTSIDVARFLLEFGLSF, encoded by the coding sequence ATGGACGTATTTTTGACGAGGTTTAATTCTTCTCAACCAAGTTCTAGTTTTAGAGAGAACTCTTCCCGTCTAGTCGATGAATTTGATGTGGAATCACTAAATCCCGACCCCGAAGAGAGAATACCCATTGATAAATATAACCTTAGAATACGAGATGAAGTGAGAAAATACTACATTAAACAAGGGCCTTGCCAACCGGTTGATTACAAATTCCCTAAAACTTTATTCGGAAAGAAAATACATCAATTTAATCCGGGTTGGTTTAAAGATTCAAACTCTAGATGGTTGGAGTATAGTGTGAAGAAAGATGCGGCATTTTGTTTATGTTGCTATTTATTCAAGAATGATTATGTCCATGGAAGCACGGGTGACTCTTTCACAAAAACTGGCTTTAGGGCTTGGAATAAAGTTTCGGAAAGACTTGCTTTATATGTTGGTGAAGTAAATAATCTCCACAATAAGTATTTCAATAAGATGCTAGACTTGTCTAATGAATCTCAATCAATTCAAGTTGCTTTTAACAAGCAATCCAAGAAACAAAAAAGTGATCACCGAATTCGTTTAAATACCTCAATTGATGTTGCAAGGTTCCTCTTGGAATTTGGATTGTCTTTTTGA
- the LOC104107671 gene encoding uncharacterized protein, with translation MALALRYVDKKGQVNEPFIGLVRVGDTSAKSLKEAIYSLLLKHSLNLSKIRGQGYDGASNMQGKVDGLKALILEQTPSAYCIHYFVHQLQLTLVAVAKIHKEVETFFAIIANVLNVVGASFKRRDQLRDHRAEFLEKLLESGELQSGKGLNQERGLQRPGSEVDDRLQAEAFLSKINAFDFVFLLHLMLKVLMMSNELSKALQKKEQDIINAMVFLDLTKERLQVMREDGWVSLMDEISSFCAKHDIVVPNMEEFYIPEKSKRRPSTVTYSHHLRVDLFYSVIDLQLQELNNYFDVVSGNLLLRMASLNPVNSFAYFDKKKIMTLAKYYPDEFGELKLRDLSHQLDTFILQMQRGDLRFSDLKGIGDLAKALVEANLAESYSLVYLLQHPLRRKCRLISVKFQSGWPKGPLSVIVDENEEAESRRRVGNLIFLVAFQILRALRNFTKRKGSDFVQCFGSGFGGITG, from the exons ATGGCCCTTGCTTTGCGGTATGTTGACAAAAAAGGCCAAGTGAATGAGCCATTTATTGGTCTTGTTCGTGTTGGTGATACATCTGCAAAGTCATTGAAGGAAGCAATATATTCTTTACTATTGAAACACTCattaaatctatccaaaatacGTGGACAAGGATATGATGGAGCTAGTAACATGCAAGGAAAGGTGGATGGTCTTAAAGCTTTAATTTTAGAACAAACTCCATCGGCATATTGTATTCATTATTTTGTGCATCAATTGCAATTGACACTTGTAGCTGTGGCTAAAATACATAAGGAGGTGGAAACTTTCTTTGCTATAATTGCTAACGTGTTGAATGTAGTTGGAGCATCTTTTAAGCGTAGAGATCAACTTCGTGATCATCGAGCAGAATTTTTGGAGAAATTGCTAGAGAGTGGTGAACTTCAAAGTGGGAAAGGATTAAATCAAGAGCGAGGGCTTCAAAGGCCAG GTTCTGAGGTTGATGATAGATTACAAGCAGAAGCATTTTTGAGTAAAATCAATGCATTTGACTTTGTTTTCTTGCTTCACTTGATGTTAAAAGTGTTGATGATGTCTAACGAGTTGAGTAAAGCTTTGCAGAAGAAAGAGCAAGATATTATTAATGCCATGGTATTTCTTGACCTCACAAAGGAAAGGTTGCAAGTAATGAGAGAAGATGGATGGGTGTCATTGATGGATGAAATCTCTTCATTTTGTGCTAAACATGATATTGTGGTACccaatatggaagaattctaTATTCCTGAAAAGTCAAAGCGTAGACCTTCTACTGTTACGTATTCACATCACTTACGTGTTGATCTTTTTTATTCTGTGATTGATTTGCAGCTTCAGGAGCTTAACAATTATTTTGATGTTGTGAGTGGTAACTTGCTTCTTCGTATGGCTAGCTTGAATCCGGTTAATTCATTTGCTTATTTTgataagaaaaaaataatgaCATTGGCCAAGTATTATCCAGATGAGTTTGGCGAATTGAAACTTCGAGATCTTAGTCACCAACTTGACACTTTCATATTGCAAATGCAACGTGGTGACCTTAGGTTTTCTGATTTGAAAGGAATTGGTGATTTGGCAAAAGCCTTGGTTGAGGCAAATCTTGCAGAGAGTTATTCACTTGTTTATTTACTT CAACACCCTTTACGCCGAAAATGTCGTCTCATCTCTGTAAAATTTCAAAGTGGCTGGCCAAAAGGTCCTTTGAGTGTCATTGTGGACGAAA ATGAAGAAGCGGAATCTAGAAGAAGAGTTGGTAATCTCATCTTCCTAGTGGCCTTCCAAATCCTCCGCGCTTTGCGGAATTTCACAAAGCGGAAAGGTTCTGATTTTGTACAATGCTTTGGTTCTGGTTTTGGTGGAATCACAGGGTAA
- the LOC104107667 gene encoding probable inactive poly [ADP-ribose] polymerase SRO5, translating into MENFVKPQFFSLLRGEATVQKYPDNHKILAPPNMYQPKFEQQSAESTSSSNDDVQDPEVSDSESSVIGSKYQEKNTDLMRVDEGDKVYGIIREKFMSGLGALGASTQITAIHKETCSSFTKQAKLQSFLIFSKAVEKKCGGNNANVKYAWFGASKDEINNIFSHGFVPSSNNGAYSHAICLSPDNYPLDCLQNAVADKNGIRDLLLCRVILGKSEVVHPGTGQWHPSSDEFDTGVDNLLSPRKYIVWSTDMNSYVFPEFMVSFRVTSHVKESQRNGVPSKNPNSPWISFPALISALSKFLPPHTIKLITKYHSDHKERKMTRRDLIQQVRKLAGDDLLTAIIKSCKFKHNKGSTGISSNVSSIHSGQRDGKSCACKKSC; encoded by the exons ATGGAGAACTTTGTGAAACCTCAGTTCTTCTCTCTTCTTCGTGGGGAAGCAACAGTTCAAAAATACCCCGATAATCACAAGATTTTGGCTCCTCCCAATATGTACCAGCCAAAATTTGAACAACAATCCGCTGAATCTACAAGCTCAAGCAATGATGACGTACAAGATCCAGAAGTTTCTGATTCAGAGAGTTCGGTTATTGGCTCGAAATATCAAGAAAAAAACACCGATTTGATGAGAGTTGATGAGGGCGATAAGGTATACGGAATTATCAGAGAGAAGTTTATGTCAGGATTGGGTGCTTTAGGAGCATCAACGCAAATTACGGCAATTCATAAGGAAACTTGCTCTAGTTTCACAAAACAAGCAAAGCTTCAatccttccttattttctcaaaagctGTTGAGAAAAAATGCGGAGGAAATAATGCTAATGTGAAATACGCTTGGTTTGGAGCTTCAAAAGATGAGATTAACAATATATTTTCACATGGTTTTGTTCCTTCTTCGAACAATGGAGCTTATTCTCACGCCATATGCCTCTCTCCTGATAATTATCCTCTTGATTG TCTGCAAAATGCTGTTGCTGATAAAAATGGGATAAGGGATTTACTGCTTTGTCGTGTGATATTGGGAAAAAGTGAAGTTGTACATCCTGGAACAGGACAGTGGCATCCGAGTTCTGATGAATTTGACACTGGCGTTGATAATTTGCTTTCTCCTAGAAAGTATATTGTGTGGAGTACAGATATGAATAGTTATGTGTTCCCAGAATTTATGGTCAGTTTCAGAGTCACCTCTCATGTCAAAG AGTCTCAAAGGAATGGAGTTCCTAGTAAAAATCCAAATTCACCTTGGATTTCATTTCCTGCACTGATTTCTGCTCTATCAAAGTTTTTGCCACCTCACACTATCAAATTGATTACGAAATATCATAGTGATCATAAG GAGAGGAAGATGACAAGGCGAGACTTGATTCAACAAGTGAGAAAACTAGCTGGAGATGACTTGTTAACTGCAATCATCAAGTCCTGCAAGTTTAAG CATAATAAAGGATCAACCGGGATCTCATCCAACGTCAGCTCAATTCATTCTGGACAACGAGATGGAAAAAGCTGTGCTTGCAAAAAGAGTTGTTGA
- the LOC104107666 gene encoding DEAD-box ATP-dependent RNA helicase 51-like: MAEVEENPNAVVAEEESIKKKRKRNRDKKNKMVTEKETKKAEVSEDREEEENDVEEQHNELKEEIKKEMKSGSGIMTTELFSSLEISEPTMKSINDMGFQHMTQIQARAIAPLLEGKDVLGAARTGSGKTLAFLIPAVELLYNVRFTPRNGTGVIVICPTRELAIQTHAVAKDLLKYHSQTLALVIGGSARRAEADRIAKGANLLVATPGRLLDHLRNTKGFIYKNLKCLMIDEADRILEANFEEDMQQIIKLLPKQGRQTALFSATQTKKVEDLARLSLDKPVYIDVDDGRRRVTNEGLQQGYCVVPSAKRFLLLYSFLKRNLSKKIMVFFSSCNSVKFHSELLRYIKIECCDIHGKQKQQKRTSTFFEFCEAKTGILLCTDVAARGLDIPAVDWIVQFDPPDEPKEYIHRVGRTARGEGAKGNALLFLIPEELQFLKYLKAAKVPVKEYEFDHKKVANVQSLLEKLVANNYYLNQSAKEAYRSYILAYNSHSMKEIFNVHRLDLQAVACSFCFSNPPKVHLNIDSNASKFRNKKRKVEGSRNGFSENNPYGKKGSDDTRQFVRY, from the exons ATGGCGGAGGTAGAAGAAAACCCTAATGCAGTAGTTGCAGAAGAAGAGTCAAttaagaagaagagaaagagaaaTAGAGACAAGAAGAATAAAATGGTCACAGAAAAAGAGACGAAGAAGGCAGAAGTAAGTGAGGAcagagaagaagaagagaatgatGTAGAAGAGCAGCATAATGAACTGAAGGAGGAGATTAAGAAAGAGATGAAGAGTGGGTCCGGTATTATGACTACGGAGTTGTTTTCTTCTCTTGAAATTTCTGAGCCCACTATGAAGTCCATCAACGACATGGGCTTTCAGCACATGACTCAG ATCCAAGCCAGGGCAATTGCTCCTCTTCTGGAAGGCAAAGATGTCCTTGGAGCTGCAAGAACTGGTTCTGGTAAAACACTTGCATTTCTGATACCAGCCGTGGAGTTGTTGTATAATGTCCGTTTTACACCTCGTAATGGAACTGGGGTTATTGTCATTTGCCCAACAAGAGAACTGGCTATACAG ACGCATGCTGTGGCAAAGGACCTTCTCAAGTATCATTCGCAGACTCTCGCCTTGGTTATTGGTGGTTCAGCAAGAAGAGCAGAGGCAGATCGTATTGCAAAAGGGGCTAATCTCTTAGTAGCCACCCCTGGTCGGCTTCTTGATCATCTTAGAAATACCAAAGGCTTCATTTATAAGAACCTAAAG TGTCTCATGATTGATGAGGCTGATAGGATTTTGGAAGCGAACTTTGAGGAAGACATGCAGCAAATCATTAAACTTCTACCAAAGCAG GGGAGGCAGACTGCTCTCTTTTCAGCCACACAAACAAAAAAG GTTGAGGACCTTGCTCGCTTATCTTTGGACAAACCTGTCTACATTGATGTGGATGATGGGAGGAGGAGG GTTACAAACGAAGGGCTGCAACAAGGATACTGTGTTGTCCCAAGCGCTAAGAGATTTCTTCTCCTTTATTCATTCTTGAAGAGGAACCTGTCAAAGAAAATAATGGTTTTCTTCTCGTCTTGCAACTCTGTCAAGTTTCATTCAGAGCTACTTCGCTATATCAAGATTGAATGCTGTGATATTCATGGGAAGCAAAAGCAGCAAAAACGAACTTCTACCTTTTTTGAATTCTGTGAAGCCAAAACAGGCATCCTGTTATGCACGGATGTCGCTGCACGTGGTCTTGATATTCCTGCTGTG GATTGGATTGTGCAGTTTGATCCCCCTGATGAACCCAAG GAGTATATACACAGAGTTGGTCGAACAGCACGTGGGGAAGGTGCTAAAGGAAATGCATTACTATTCTTGATTCCAGAAGAGTTGCAGTTTCTTAAGTACCTCAAG GCGGCAAAAGTGcctgtaaaagaatatgaatttgATCATAAGAAGGTGGCCAATGTGCAGTCACTCCTG GAAAAATTGGTCGCAAACAACTATTACTTGAACCAGTCAGCTAAAGAGGCATATAGGTCCTATATACTAGCATATAATTCTCATTCCATGAAGGAAATATTCAATGTTCACCGACTTGATCTACAG GCTGTAGCTTGTTCGTTCTGTTTCTCTAATCCTCCAAAAGTACACCTCAACATAGATAGCAATGCATCCAAATTCAGGAACAAAAAGCGTAAAGTTGAAGGAAGCCGAAATGGGTTCAGTGAGAACAATCCTTACGGAAAGAAAGGAAGTGACGATACAAGGCAGTTTGTAAGATATTAG